One Helianthus annuus cultivar XRQ/B chromosome 12, HanXRQr2.0-SUNRISE, whole genome shotgun sequence genomic region harbors:
- the LOC110912018 gene encoding tetratricopeptide repeat protein 27 homolog, with amino-acid sequence MAILQTLRTYELRLLHCTLSPNQAPPLSTPLQTSIQTLLQSIESGQYTKTLTPNSAPFLFNLNNPSPPYSNSITNHINSFLITQTTDSTSPEERAFLVFLVAVSAFLAFIQSNVTGPPETLPGLFSGMAKEDVEVWARNEVMASGSDLLGKFVNLEYIVFAKLLLLSVRDYLQQNINVGFATSSLWLARVLLVQQKLLDGHSSVIYEKLKEVSAESLGHFGDLKKVATYWVGAEETVLSDIVSMVHLELGIIEFRYGRVDSSKVHFETAEKASGLSLSVSGAMGFRTVHQVDPKAQLRLFADSSGSKTGLSDVNGFVADKDRQVNEASDVLLTPRFLEHNNEGSGSLNPVQQALILAQCLLIEKNTPHDEMQRWDMAPYIEAIDSQPSSLYIIRCFCDLLRIRWEKTRGRTKERALLMMEKLVQGVYESVPNIAERIRYCFCVDLPAIPSLRKEYADLLVSCGLIGEAVKIYENLELWDNVIFCYRLLEKKAASVELINTRLLERPNDPRLWCSLGDVTNNDSCYEKALQVSENKSVRAKRSLARSAYNRGEYKKSKLLWESAMALNSLYPDGWFALGAAALKARDLEKALDAFTRAVQIDPDNGEAWNNIACLHMTKKRNKEALIAFKEALKFKRESWQMWENYSQVAVDSGNFGLALEATQKVLTLTNNKRYDVKLLDSIMLQIEGKNKTDDVDSVVNGDGELVLERRREIEQLTDSIGKILQQIAKSGGDGEIWGLFARWHKLKGDLLMYSEALLKQVRSYQGSELWVDKERFKKYARASLELCNVFVESGSPKRAETHLKSTIKQASLRFSDTDEFKELQSLFEKLQAVLQANSVPSA; translated from the coding sequence ATGGCAATCCTGCAAACCCTCCGCACCTACGAGCTTCGTCTTCTCCACTGCACACTTTCACCCAATCAAGCCCCACCTCTTTCCACTCCCCTTCAAACCTCAATCCAAACCCTCCTCCAATCAATCGAATCAGGCCAATACACCAAAACCCTAACCCCCAATTCCGCCCCTTTCCTCTTCAATCTCAACAACCCATCTCCCCCATATTCCAATTCAATCACCAATCACATCAATTCGTTCTTAATTACACAAACCACCGATTCAACAAGCCCTGAAGAAAGAGCATTTCTTGTATTTCTTGTTGCAGTTTCAGCCTTTTTAGCTTTCATACAGTCGAATGTCACAGGGCCACCCGAAACATTGCCGGGTTTGTTTTCGGGTATGGCTAAAGAGGATGTGGAAGTTTGGGCAAGAAATGAGGTTATGGCAAGCGGGTCTGATTTGTTGGGGAAGTTTGTTAATTTGGAATATATTGTTTTTGCTAAATTGTTGTTGTTGAGTGTTAGAGATTATTTGCAACAAAATATTAATGTCGGTTTTGCAACGAGTTCATTGTGGTTGGCTAGGGTGTTATTGGTTCAGCAGAAGCTTCTTGATGGGCATTCGTCGGTTATATATGAGAAGTTGAAAGAGGTGTCTGCTGAAAGTTTGGGTCATTTCGGTGATTTGAAGAAAGTGGCGACGTATTGGGTGGGGGCGGAAGAAACGGTTTTGAGTGATATTGTGTCTATGGTGCATTTGGAATTGGGGATTATTGAGTTTAGATATGGGCGTGTTGATTCATCGAAGGTGCATTTTGAAACAGCGGAGAAGGCGTCTGGGCTTTCGCTTTCGGTTAGTGGTGCGATGGGTTTTCGAACTGTGCATCAAGTGGATCCGAAAGCGCAGCTTCGTCTTTTCGCGGATAGTTCGGGTTCTAAAACCGGTCTATCTGATGTCAACGGTTTTGTGGCGGATAAAGATCGTCAGGTTAACGAAGCGTCTGATGTGTTGTTGACTCCTAGGTTTTTAGAGCATAACAATGAAGGTTCCGGTAGTTTGAATCCGGTTCAACAAGCCTTGATTTTGGCGCAGTGTTTATTAATCGAAAAGAACACTCCGCATGATGAAATGCAGAGGTGGGATATGGCTCCGTATATAGAGGCTATCGAttctcagccttcgtctttgtaTATTATTAGATGTTTCTGTGACTTGTTGCGTATAAGATGGGAGAAAACGCGTGGCAGAACCAAAGAACGCGCTCTTTTGATGATGGAGAAATTGGTTCAAGGAGTTTACGAGTCTGTACCTAACATTGCAGAGAGAATACGTTATTGTTTTTGTGTCGATTTACCTGCTATTCCGTCTCTTCGCAAGGAATATGCAGATCTTTTGGTTAGTTGTGGGCTAATCGGTGAGGCTGTGAAAATATACGAGAATCTCGAACTATGGGATAATGTTATCTTTTGTTACCGTTTATTAGAAAAGAAAGCTGCTTCTGTAGAGCTGATTAACACGCGTCTTTTGGAACGACCAAATGACCCAAGATTGTGGTGTTCGTTGGGTGATGTTACGAACAACGATTCATGTTACGAGAAAGCGTTGCAAGTTTCTGAAAACAAGTCCGTAAGGGCAAAACGGTCACTTGCACGCAGTGCTTACAACAGAGGAGAATACAAAAAATCAAAACTTTTATGGGAATCTGCGATGGCGTTAAATTCGTTGTACCCGGATGGGTGGTTTGCACTTGGTGCAGCGGCGTTGAAGGCTCGGGATCTTGAAAAGGCGTTGGATGCTTTTACACGAGCGGTTCAGATCGATCCTGATAACGGGGAGGCGTGGAACAATATCGCTTGTTTGCATATGACCAAGAAAAGAAACAAAGAGGCATTAATTGCGTTTAAAGAAGCGTTAAAGTTCAAACGAGAGAGCTGGCAAATGTGGGAGAATTACAGTCAGGTTGCAGTAGATAGTGGCAATTTCGGGCTTGCATTGGAAGCTACCCAGAAAGTGTTGACCTTGACCAACAATAAACGATACGATGTTAAGTTATTAGACAGTATAATGCTCCAGATCGAAGGGAAAAACAAAACCGATGATGTAGATTCTGTTGTAAATGGTGATGGTGAGTTGGTATTAGAAAGACGTCGAGAAATAGAGCAGTTAACCGATTCGATCGGTAAGATTTTGCAGCAAATTGCCAAAAGTGGTGGGGACGGGGAGATTTGGGGATTATTCGCAAGGTGGCATAAACTCAAAGGGGATCTGTTAATGTATTCGGAAGCGTTATTAAAGCAAGTTAGATCATATCAAGGATCTGAGTTATGGGTAGACAAGGAACGCTTCAAGAAATATGCACGTGCTTCGTTAGAACTGTGTAATGTTTTTGTTGAAAGTGGGTCACCTAAACGGGCTGAGACGCATCTCAAGAGCACTATTAAACAGGCTTCTTTGAGGTTTTCGGATACTGATGAATTTAAGGAGCTCCAGTCTCTTTTTGAAAAGTTGCAAGCGGTTTTGCAGGCTAATTCGGTTCCTTCTGCGTAA
- the LOC110912019 gene encoding ATP-dependent DNA helicase homolog RECG, chloroplastic isoform X2: MRFNGLLLCNISKYISPSKHRLTKNVFNIVDSYGRSSRWNRRKLFTKVSPAMCHDGFDEQLDQEKYYFDASLVRNQFPSIILGQSSPVELYDGISDDPDTDSILTSDSSMGSTVVDPSMLFDSLGSVAHEFNSFSSYEIESISDQGSPGPTTSPSVTQNGKSFTKQNKEKSDPQCVVDDPTAPFELVLDKPISCVPAISKKKCSQLESCGFHTIRKLLGHFPRTYADLQNAQITINDGQYLIFIGKVISSRGIKASCSLSFLEVIVGCEVAESGSASACTVSEKNNGSKRTIFLHLKKFFRGTRFTYQPFLYSLQEKQKAGDIVCVSGKVRSMRTKDHYEIREYSLDIIRDDDDESACAEGRPYPIYPSKGGLNPKLLGDIIASVLDALPPDIDPIPKNILHMFGLKSLRDAYIGIHQPTNFNEADLARKRIIFDEFFYLQLGRLFQMLEGVGTRIEKDGLLDKYRNPVTNAVVAEEWCPLTKQFLKALPYSLTSSQLSAVSEIIWDLKRQVPMNRLLQGDVGCGKTVVAFLACMEVIGSGYQAAFMVPTELLAIQHHDLLLNLLENVEDVPCKPSVALLTGSTPAKKARLIREGLQSGEIAMVIGTHSLIADKVEFSSLRIAVIDEQHRFGVIQRGRFNSKLYCNSLTSRLVENTSNGNAKGEISMAPHVLAMTATPIPRTLALALYGDMSLTQITDLPPGRKSIDTFAVEGNETGFEKVYQMMREELDSGGRVYIVYPIIDQSEQLPQLRGASADLEVISNRFEGISCGLLHGRMKSDEKDEALRRFRSGETQILLSTQVIEIGVDVPEASMMIVMNAERFGIAQLHQLRGRVGRGARKSKCVLLSSTASGLPRLEVLAKSSDGFHLANMDLLSRGPGDLLGRKQSGHLPEFPVARLEIDGNILQEAHLAALTILSESHNLEEFPALKAELSMRQPLSFLGD; the protein is encoded by the exons ATGAG GTTTAATGGTCTTCTATTATgcaatatatcaaaatatatcTCTCCATCTAAACATAGATTAACAAAGAATGTGTTTAACATAGTAGATAGTTATGGCAGATCAAGCAGGTGGAACCGACGGAAACTGTTCACAAAG GTATCCCCTGCTATGTGTCATGACGGTTTTGACGAACAACTTGATCAAGAAAAATATTATTTTGATGCATCGTTAGTTCGGAATCAGTTTCCTTCTATCATATTAGGGCAATCTAGTCCAGTAGAGTTATACGACGGAATTTCAGATGACCCCGACACCGATAGCATTTTGACCTCAGATAGTTCTATGGGTTCAACAGTGGTGGACCCCAGTATGTTGTTTGACTCATTGGGTTCCGTAGCTCACGAGTTTAACAGTTTTTCTTCCTACGAGATTGAAAGTATATCAGATCAAGGTAGTCCGGGTCCAACAACCTCTCCATCCGTTACCCAAAATGGGAAATCATTCACTAAACAAAATAAAGAGAAATCGGATCCTCAATGTGTTGTTGATGATCCTACTGCACCATTTGAATTGGTTCTTGATAAACCGATCAGTTGTGTGCCTGCAATAAGCAAGAAGAAATGCAGTCAGTTGGAAAGCTGTGGTTTTCATACG ATACGAAAGTTGTTGGGTCATTTCCCTCGGACATACGCTGATCTACAAAATGCACAAATTACGATCAATGATGGGCAGTACTTGATATTTATCGGAAAAGTTATATCATCCAG GGGAATCAAGGCAAGTTGTTCGCTATCATTTCTTGAGGTGATCGTTGGTTGTGAGGTTGCTGAAAGTGGTTCAGCTTCTGCCTGTACAGTTTCCGAAAAGAATAATGGAAGCAAGAGAACAATATTTTTGCACTTGAAGAAATTTTTCCGTGGGACACGATTTACGTATCAACCTTTTTTGTATAGTCTTCAAGAGAAGCAGAAAGCCGGAGACATTGTTTGTGTCAGTGGTAAG GTGAGGAGTATGCGTACCAAAGATCATTACGAAATTAGGGAATATAGTCTTGATATAATACGAGATGACGACGATGAATCTGCATGTGCTGAAGGGAGGCCGTATCCGATATATCCTTCGAAAGGCGGTCTAAATCCAAAGTTACTTGGTGACATTATCGCAAG TGTTCTAGATGCATTGCCGCCTGACATAGATCCTATTCCGAAGAATATTCTTCATATGTTTGGACTGAAGAGCCTTCGTGAT GCGTATATTGGGATTCACCAACCAACAAATTTTAACGAGGCTGATTTAGCTCGCAAAAGGATTATATTTGATGAGTTCTTTTACCTGCAG TTGGGCCGTTTGTTTCAAATGCTCGAAGGAGTTGGTACGAGGATCGAGAAGGATGGATTGTTAGACAAGTACAGAAACCCCGTAACAAACGCGGTAGTTGCTGAAGAATGGTGCCCTCTAACCAAACAGTTCCTCAAGGCTCTACCGTATTCGTTAACGTCTAGTCAATTAAGCGCTGTTTCGGAAATCATTTGGGATTTAAAACGCCAAGTGCCAATGAACCGACTTTTGCAG GGAGATGTGGGATGCGGGAAAACCGTGGTAGCTTTCTTGGCGTGCATGGAGGTTATCGGTTCAGGATATCAG GCGGCTTTCATGGTTCCAACTGAGTTACTTGCGATCCAACACCACGATCTCCTCCTTAATTTGCTGGAGAATGTGGAAGATGTACCTTGCAAACCATCCGTCGCTTTGCTAACGGGCTCAACTCCAGCCAAAAAGGCCCGTCTAATCCGTGAG GGTCTCCAAAGTGGCGAAATTGCAATGGTGATTGGGACCCACAGTTTAATCGCTGATAAGGTGGAATTCTCGTCTCTAAGAATTGCTGTGATAGACGAGCAGCATAGATTTGGTGTGATCCAGAGAGGTCGATTTAACAGCAAG CTATACTGTAACTCATTAACTTCCAGATTGGTTGAAAATACTTCAAATGGCAACGCAAAAGGTGAAATAAGTATGGCCCCACATGTTCTTGCTATGACTGCGACCCCGATCCCGAGGACTCTTGCTTTAGCTTTGTACGGAGATATGTCTCTCACACAA ATAACTGATTTACCTCCTGGGAGAAAATCTATTGATACATTTGCGGTTGAAGGAAATGAGACGGGTTTCGAAAAAGTGTATCAG ATGATGAGGGAAGAATTAGATTCAGGAGGGAGAGTGTATATAGTTTACCCGATTATCGACCAATCAGAACAACTTCCGCAGCTTCGTGGTGCATCGGCTGACCTGGAAGTAATATCAAACAGATTCGAAGGGATCAGTTGCGGGTTGTTACACGGGAGAATGAAAAGCGATGAAAAAGACGAAGCTTTGAGACGGTTTAGATCAGGAGAGACGCAAATATTGCTTTCCACTCAAGTCATCGAGATCGGTGTGGATGTTCCAGAAGCTTCTATGATGATCGTGATGAACGCTGAGAGATTTGGGATAGCTCAACTGCACCAACTTAGGGGACGAGTTGGGCGTGGGGCCCGTAAGTCGAAGTGTGTACTTTTGTCGTCAACAGCCAGTGGTCTGCCTAGATTGGAGGTGCTTGCGAAATCGTCAGATGGTTTCCACCTGGCGAACATGGACCTTCTTTCACGGGGCCCTGGTGACTTGCTTGGAAGGAAGCAGTCGGGACATCTTCCTGAGTTTCCGGTTGCTAGATTGGAAATTGACGGAAATATCCTTCAAGAAGCACACCTAGCTGCACTG ACAATTTTGAGCGAGTCACATAATTTGGAGGAATTCCCGGCACTTAAAGCCGAGCTCAGCATGAGACAACCGCTCTCCTTTTTAGGTGATTAA
- the LOC110912019 gene encoding ATP-dependent DNA helicase homolog RECG, chloroplastic isoform X1, translating into MQCLSERCLARANILQAARGYRHVLGRKMRFNGLLLCNISKYISPSKHRLTKNVFNIVDSYGRSSRWNRRKLFTKVSPAMCHDGFDEQLDQEKYYFDASLVRNQFPSIILGQSSPVELYDGISDDPDTDSILTSDSSMGSTVVDPSMLFDSLGSVAHEFNSFSSYEIESISDQGSPGPTTSPSVTQNGKSFTKQNKEKSDPQCVVDDPTAPFELVLDKPISCVPAISKKKCSQLESCGFHTIRKLLGHFPRTYADLQNAQITINDGQYLIFIGKVISSRGIKASCSLSFLEVIVGCEVAESGSASACTVSEKNNGSKRTIFLHLKKFFRGTRFTYQPFLYSLQEKQKAGDIVCVSGKVRSMRTKDHYEIREYSLDIIRDDDDESACAEGRPYPIYPSKGGLNPKLLGDIIASVLDALPPDIDPIPKNILHMFGLKSLRDAYIGIHQPTNFNEADLARKRIIFDEFFYLQLGRLFQMLEGVGTRIEKDGLLDKYRNPVTNAVVAEEWCPLTKQFLKALPYSLTSSQLSAVSEIIWDLKRQVPMNRLLQGDVGCGKTVVAFLACMEVIGSGYQAAFMVPTELLAIQHHDLLLNLLENVEDVPCKPSVALLTGSTPAKKARLIREGLQSGEIAMVIGTHSLIADKVEFSSLRIAVIDEQHRFGVIQRGRFNSKLYCNSLTSRLVENTSNGNAKGEISMAPHVLAMTATPIPRTLALALYGDMSLTQITDLPPGRKSIDTFAVEGNETGFEKVYQMMREELDSGGRVYIVYPIIDQSEQLPQLRGASADLEVISNRFEGISCGLLHGRMKSDEKDEALRRFRSGETQILLSTQVIEIGVDVPEASMMIVMNAERFGIAQLHQLRGRVGRGARKSKCVLLSSTASGLPRLEVLAKSSDGFHLANMDLLSRGPGDLLGRKQSGHLPEFPVARLEIDGNILQEAHLAALTILSESHNLEEFPALKAELSMRQPLSFLGD; encoded by the exons ATGCAGTGTTTAAGTGAAAGATGCTTGGCACGTGCAAATATCTTGCAAGCTGCACGAGGATATAGGCATGTTTTGGGTAGAAAAATGAG GTTTAATGGTCTTCTATTATgcaatatatcaaaatatatcTCTCCATCTAAACATAGATTAACAAAGAATGTGTTTAACATAGTAGATAGTTATGGCAGATCAAGCAGGTGGAACCGACGGAAACTGTTCACAAAG GTATCCCCTGCTATGTGTCATGACGGTTTTGACGAACAACTTGATCAAGAAAAATATTATTTTGATGCATCGTTAGTTCGGAATCAGTTTCCTTCTATCATATTAGGGCAATCTAGTCCAGTAGAGTTATACGACGGAATTTCAGATGACCCCGACACCGATAGCATTTTGACCTCAGATAGTTCTATGGGTTCAACAGTGGTGGACCCCAGTATGTTGTTTGACTCATTGGGTTCCGTAGCTCACGAGTTTAACAGTTTTTCTTCCTACGAGATTGAAAGTATATCAGATCAAGGTAGTCCGGGTCCAACAACCTCTCCATCCGTTACCCAAAATGGGAAATCATTCACTAAACAAAATAAAGAGAAATCGGATCCTCAATGTGTTGTTGATGATCCTACTGCACCATTTGAATTGGTTCTTGATAAACCGATCAGTTGTGTGCCTGCAATAAGCAAGAAGAAATGCAGTCAGTTGGAAAGCTGTGGTTTTCATACG ATACGAAAGTTGTTGGGTCATTTCCCTCGGACATACGCTGATCTACAAAATGCACAAATTACGATCAATGATGGGCAGTACTTGATATTTATCGGAAAAGTTATATCATCCAG GGGAATCAAGGCAAGTTGTTCGCTATCATTTCTTGAGGTGATCGTTGGTTGTGAGGTTGCTGAAAGTGGTTCAGCTTCTGCCTGTACAGTTTCCGAAAAGAATAATGGAAGCAAGAGAACAATATTTTTGCACTTGAAGAAATTTTTCCGTGGGACACGATTTACGTATCAACCTTTTTTGTATAGTCTTCAAGAGAAGCAGAAAGCCGGAGACATTGTTTGTGTCAGTGGTAAG GTGAGGAGTATGCGTACCAAAGATCATTACGAAATTAGGGAATATAGTCTTGATATAATACGAGATGACGACGATGAATCTGCATGTGCTGAAGGGAGGCCGTATCCGATATATCCTTCGAAAGGCGGTCTAAATCCAAAGTTACTTGGTGACATTATCGCAAG TGTTCTAGATGCATTGCCGCCTGACATAGATCCTATTCCGAAGAATATTCTTCATATGTTTGGACTGAAGAGCCTTCGTGAT GCGTATATTGGGATTCACCAACCAACAAATTTTAACGAGGCTGATTTAGCTCGCAAAAGGATTATATTTGATGAGTTCTTTTACCTGCAG TTGGGCCGTTTGTTTCAAATGCTCGAAGGAGTTGGTACGAGGATCGAGAAGGATGGATTGTTAGACAAGTACAGAAACCCCGTAACAAACGCGGTAGTTGCTGAAGAATGGTGCCCTCTAACCAAACAGTTCCTCAAGGCTCTACCGTATTCGTTAACGTCTAGTCAATTAAGCGCTGTTTCGGAAATCATTTGGGATTTAAAACGCCAAGTGCCAATGAACCGACTTTTGCAG GGAGATGTGGGATGCGGGAAAACCGTGGTAGCTTTCTTGGCGTGCATGGAGGTTATCGGTTCAGGATATCAG GCGGCTTTCATGGTTCCAACTGAGTTACTTGCGATCCAACACCACGATCTCCTCCTTAATTTGCTGGAGAATGTGGAAGATGTACCTTGCAAACCATCCGTCGCTTTGCTAACGGGCTCAACTCCAGCCAAAAAGGCCCGTCTAATCCGTGAG GGTCTCCAAAGTGGCGAAATTGCAATGGTGATTGGGACCCACAGTTTAATCGCTGATAAGGTGGAATTCTCGTCTCTAAGAATTGCTGTGATAGACGAGCAGCATAGATTTGGTGTGATCCAGAGAGGTCGATTTAACAGCAAG CTATACTGTAACTCATTAACTTCCAGATTGGTTGAAAATACTTCAAATGGCAACGCAAAAGGTGAAATAAGTATGGCCCCACATGTTCTTGCTATGACTGCGACCCCGATCCCGAGGACTCTTGCTTTAGCTTTGTACGGAGATATGTCTCTCACACAA ATAACTGATTTACCTCCTGGGAGAAAATCTATTGATACATTTGCGGTTGAAGGAAATGAGACGGGTTTCGAAAAAGTGTATCAG ATGATGAGGGAAGAATTAGATTCAGGAGGGAGAGTGTATATAGTTTACCCGATTATCGACCAATCAGAACAACTTCCGCAGCTTCGTGGTGCATCGGCTGACCTGGAAGTAATATCAAACAGATTCGAAGGGATCAGTTGCGGGTTGTTACACGGGAGAATGAAAAGCGATGAAAAAGACGAAGCTTTGAGACGGTTTAGATCAGGAGAGACGCAAATATTGCTTTCCACTCAAGTCATCGAGATCGGTGTGGATGTTCCAGAAGCTTCTATGATGATCGTGATGAACGCTGAGAGATTTGGGATAGCTCAACTGCACCAACTTAGGGGACGAGTTGGGCGTGGGGCCCGTAAGTCGAAGTGTGTACTTTTGTCGTCAACAGCCAGTGGTCTGCCTAGATTGGAGGTGCTTGCGAAATCGTCAGATGGTTTCCACCTGGCGAACATGGACCTTCTTTCACGGGGCCCTGGTGACTTGCTTGGAAGGAAGCAGTCGGGACATCTTCCTGAGTTTCCGGTTGCTAGATTGGAAATTGACGGAAATATCCTTCAAGAAGCACACCTAGCTGCACTG ACAATTTTGAGCGAGTCACATAATTTGGAGGAATTCCCGGCACTTAAAGCCGAGCTCAGCATGAGACAACCGCTCTCCTTTTTAGGTGATTAA
- the LOC110912020 gene encoding mitogen-activated protein kinase 9 gives MLGKEFFTEYGEASLYEIQEVVGKGSYGVVAAAVDTHTGEKVAIKKINDVFEHVSDATRILREIKLLRLLKHPDIVEIKHIMLPPCRREFKDIYVVFELMESDLDEVIKVNDDLTPEHHQFFLYQLLRALKYIHTAHVFHRDLKPKNILANADCKLKICDFGLARALLDDTPSAIFWTDYVATRWYRAPELCGSFFSKYTPAIDIWSIGCIFAEMLTGKPLFPGRNVVHQLELVTDLLGSPSPEIISRIRNDKARRYLNSMPKKTPIPFSQKFPTADPLALRLLERLIAFDPADRISAEEALADPYFYGLANLETEPSKEPISKLEFEFERRRLTKNDVRELIYREILEYHPQMLQEYLHGEEHISFMYPSGIERFKQQFADLEDQEGKERKNSPLHRHYTSLPRERICVPIEEAVDEINTFERRTNAAIASSLESPPRSERCNESKTVKKDSNIIPNSRKNPDLPRSSCTNTPKYVGPSNRSCKGQGDEVSSVLSQKLAALSS, from the exons ATGCTTGGCAAGGAGTTTTTCACCGAGTATGGTGAAGCAAGTCTGTATGAGATTCAGGAAGTTGTTGGGAAAGGAAGTTATGGAGTTGTTGCAGCTGCGGTTGATACGCACACAGGCGAAAAGGTTGCTATTAAGAAGATTAATGATGTGTTCGAGCATGTCTCGGATGCGACTCGCATTCTGAGAGAAATTAAGCTTCTTAGGCTGCTTAAGCATCCGGATATTGTAGAGATTAAACATATCATGCTTCCTCCTTGTAGAAGAGAGTTTAAAGATATTTATGTGGTGTTTGAGTTGATGGAATCTGATCTTGATGAAGTGATCAAGGTTAATGACGATTTAACTCCTGAACATCATCAGTTTTTCCTGTATCAGCTTCTTCGCGCTTTGAAGTATATACATACAG cACATGTGTTTCATAGAGATTTGAAACCGAAGAATATCCTGGCTAACGCAGACTGCAAGTTGAAGATATGTGATTTTGGTCTAGCGCGTGCTTTGTTAGATGATACCCCGTCAGCAATTTTTTGGACT GACTATGTGGCTACTAGATGGTATCGAGCTCCTGAACTTTGCGGCTCCTTTTTCTCTAAA TATACTCCTGCAATTGATATCTGGAGCATAGGATGTATATTTGCGGAGATGCTAACCGGAAAGCCGTTGTTTCCTGGAAGGAACGTTGTGCACCAATTGGAGCTCGTCACTGATTTGCTCGGTTCTCCTTCTCCTGAAATCATTTCGAGG ATACGAAATGACAAGGCTAGAAGATACTTAAACAGCATGCCAAAGAAAACCCCTATTCCATTCTCACAAAAATTCCCAACTGCTGATCCGTTGGCACTTCGATTGCTTGAACGATTGATTGCATTTGATCCTGCAGACCGCATATCTGCTGAAGAG GCCTTAGCTGATCCGTATTTTTATGGGCTAGCGAATTTGGAAACTGAACCATCCAAAGAGCCGATTTCGAAACTTGAATTTGAGTTTGAGAGGCGAAGATTAACTAAGAATGACGTACGAGAGTTGATTTATAGGGAG ATCCTAGAGTATCACCCACAAATGCTGCAAGAGTACCTTCATGGCGAAGAACACATAAGCTTCATGTATCCAAG TGGAATCGAACGATTCAAGCAGCAATTTGCCGATCTTGAGGATCAGGAAGGGAAGGAACGAAAAAACTCTCCGCTTCATAGGCACTACACATCATTGCCAAG AGAGCGGATATGTGTACCCATAGAAGAAGCTGTTGATGAAATCAACACCTTTGAAAGGCGTACGAATGCTGCTATCGCTAGCTCTCTCGAAAGCCCACCGAGATCAGAAAGGTGTAACGAATCCAAAACTGTTAAAAAAGATTCTAACATTATCCCAAACAGCCGTAAAAATCCAGACTTGCCCAGAAGTTCTTGCACTAACACACCCAAATATGTAGGACCCAGCAACAGGAGTTGCAAG GGTCAAGGAGATGAGGTGAGCAGTGTTCTGTCACAGAAGCTAGCAGCACTGAGTTCTTGA